The Pseudomonas azotoformans genome has a segment encoding these proteins:
- the prfB gene encoding peptide chain release factor 2 (programmed frameshift), whose amino-acid sequence MEINPILNTIKDLSERSETIRGYLDYDQKHERLTEVNRELEDPAVWNKPEYAQELGRERAALAQIVDTLDELNTGLADCRDLLDMAVEENDEGAVGDVVAELARLEENLAKLEFRRMFSHEMDPNNAYLDIQAGSGGTEAQDWANILLRMYLRWADKRGFEATIMELSAGEVAGIKGATVHIKGEYAFGWLRTEIGVHRLVRKSPFDSGNRRHTSFSAVFVSPEIDDKVEIEINPADLRIDTYRSSGAGGQHVNTTDSAVRITHVPTNTVVSCQNERSQHANKDTAMKMLRAKLYEQEMQKRNAASQALEDTKSDIGWGHQIRSYVLDASRIKDLRTNIERSDCDKVLDGDIDEYLEASLKSGL is encoded by the exons GATCCTTAACACCATCAAGGACCTGTCCGAGCGCTCCGAAACTATTCGGGGGTATCTT GACTACGATCAAAAGCATGAGCGTCTGACCGAAGTCAATCGCGAGCTTGAAGATCCTGCTGTCTGGAACAAACCTGAATACGCCCAGGAACTGGGCCGCGAGCGCGCTGCGCTGGCGCAGATCGTCGATACCCTCGACGAACTGAACACCGGTCTGGCCGATTGCCGTGACCTGCTGGACATGGCCGTCGAAGAAAACGACGAAGGCGCAGTGGGCGATGTCGTCGCCGAGCTGGCCCGTCTCGAGGAAAACCTCGCCAAACTCGAATTCCGCCGCATGTTCAGCCACGAGATGGACCCGAACAACGCTTACCTGGACATCCAGGCCGGTTCCGGTGGCACCGAGGCCCAGGACTGGGCCAACATCCTGCTGCGCATGTACCTGCGCTGGGCAGACAAACGCGGTTTCGAAGCGACCATCATGGAACTGTCCGCCGGTGAAGTTGCCGGTATCAAGGGCGCGACCGTGCACATCAAGGGCGAATACGCCTTTGGCTGGTTGCGCACCGAGATCGGCGTACACCGCCTGGTACGCAAGAGCCCGTTCGACTCCGGCAACCGTCGCCACACTTCGTTCTCTGCGGTGTTCGTCTCGCCAGAGATCGACGACAAGGTCGAGATCGAGATCAACCCGGCCGACCTGCGCATCGACACCTACCGCTCCTCCGGTGCCGGTGGTCAGCACGTAAACACCACCGACTCGGCCGTCCGTATCACCCACGTACCGACCAACACCGTGGTCAGCTGCCAGAACGAACGTTCCCAGCACGCCAACAAAGACACCGCCATGAAAATGCTGCGGGCCAAGTTGTACGAGCAGGAAATGCAGAAACGCAACGCCGCGTCCCAAGCGCTGGAAGACACCAAGTCGGATATCGGCTGGGGTCACCAGATCCGCTCTTATGTGCTCGATGCGTCGCGGATCAAGGATCTGCGCACTAACATCGAACGCAGCGATTGTGACAAGGTGCTCGATGGCGACATCGACGAGTATCTGGAAGCCAGCCTGAAATCAGGCCTGTAA